TGAGTGTATCGCTCCGTTGTGAATCGCTGAGTATACAATCCTTCAACTTTTTTCTGCTCCAGAAAGGAGATGATTTCTTCTTCGAATTGCTTTAAAATATTATCTACATCAAAATGGTATCGGTTAGCTGCCTCAATCATAATATCAAGTGCGGGAAGAATCTCATCTTTTCTTGCAGAAATATAAGCTACATAATCAGATAGAACGCTCTCATCACCAGAAAGAAGCTTATTAACATACGTGTTTACTACTGCCCAGTCTTCGTACTTTTTTCTCCATTTCAAAGCTTCTTCATCTGTATCAGTAACCCAACTTAAATCAGCGTATTTTTTAATGTGTTGAAGTCCCTTTTCATAGTCTTTCCTCTCACCACATGCTTGTGAACGAAGTAAATGCGAGAATGCCCAATACGCAAACAAAGGAAAATTAGGTTTCTTCGAATTGTCTTTGTGCACATGATGCCGCTGTTGTTGCAGTTTGTATTGAATTTTCGCCTTGTCTCCCATTGCTTTAGCGAATAGTTCTACTTTATCCCATTTTCGTAACGAACGGTATGTATTCGCCAAGTCTTTTAATGCTTCTAACTGATCTATCTCATCTAACCGATCAACGTAAGGCTCAAATTGAATGGCTGCATCATAGTTTTTCTCTTGATCGTCTCCAATACGAATCGTAAACAATCGATACTGGCAAACCGCCAAACGTTCTGAATACTGATACTTTTCCCCTTCTGACACGTT
This window of the Paenibacillus polymyxa genome carries:
- a CDS encoding helix-turn-helix domain-containing protein; the encoded protein is MEIIPTIRAEVQTYLIRKSLTMTEFGHIIDLNVGTVSGIVTGNRPISVHQLDRITMGMNLPPDYFYERYIDECIEEEPLNWRRISPFLYRCVVLGRLDCLRRVVGMLLDNPVYLPSLFEVAEDSFKKGNTEAAAFLYENVSEGEKYQYSERLAVCQYRLFTIRIGDDQEKNYDAAIQFEPYVDRLDEIDQLEALKDLANTYRSLRKWDKVELFAKAMGDKAKIQYKLQQQRHHVHKDNSKKPNFPLFAYWAFSHLLRSQACGERKDYEKGLQHIKKYADLSWVTDTDEEALKWRKKYEDWAVVNTYVNKLLSGDESVLSDYVAYISARKDEILPALDIMIEAANRYHFDVDNILKQFEEEIISFLEQKKVEGLYTQRFTTERYTHFARELAIYLLRKGKFSDGFTFLFSCLEKSAEANNRIQAIRCMRLFTHFKEHASAHTRAVYGKLIKAVNEDEE